The following are encoded in a window of Thalassotalea insulae genomic DNA:
- a CDS encoding polysaccharide deacetylase family protein, translating into MIKSVLKQLYTKCSWPFLPNGVYCFNYHRIGDEEKSAFDPNVFSCTEQRFEQHIKFFNDKFVPISVEQLIEKIENNTKLDKKYALITFDDGYIDNYEVAYPILKRYNTPAAFYIATDYLDAPHIPWWDEIAWIVRHTKVPSIKLTNWQESIDISNSSAIEKIRKVLRVIKQDQSRTMPDKIAELENVCQCHIPDSLRNSSLFINWQQAKEMSDNGMHIGSHTLSHSILSHLNETEQKKEIEQSKAIIEQHLNKATTSIAYPVGGRSAFSKLTQQLAKQAGYKLAFSFIPGVVLSFAADQRYQLRRLPVDGNCTVKELKNIIVKNK; encoded by the coding sequence GTGATCAAATCAGTTCTGAAACAGTTATACACTAAGTGTTCATGGCCTTTTTTACCAAATGGTGTCTATTGCTTTAACTATCACCGAATTGGTGATGAAGAAAAAAGCGCGTTTGATCCTAATGTTTTTAGTTGCACCGAACAAAGATTTGAACAACATATCAAATTTTTCAATGACAAGTTTGTACCAATCAGTGTTGAACAGCTGATCGAGAAAATTGAAAATAATACCAAGTTAGATAAAAAGTATGCATTAATCACGTTTGATGATGGCTATATAGATAACTATGAAGTAGCTTATCCAATCCTAAAGCGATATAACACGCCAGCAGCGTTTTATATCGCAACAGATTACTTAGATGCTCCACACATTCCTTGGTGGGATGAAATTGCCTGGATAGTACGTCATACCAAAGTACCGTCAATCAAGCTAACGAATTGGCAAGAAAGTATCGATATATCAAATAGTTCAGCGATTGAAAAAATAAGAAAAGTATTACGAGTCATTAAGCAAGATCAAAGCAGAACTATGCCAGATAAAATTGCAGAACTTGAGAATGTATGCCAATGCCATATACCAGACTCATTAAGAAATTCTTCGCTTTTTATTAATTGGCAACAAGCAAAAGAAATGTCTGATAATGGCATGCATATTGGCTCACACACGCTAAGCCACAGCATATTGTCACATTTAAATGAAACTGAGCAAAAAAAAGAAATAGAGCAATCTAAAGCTATTATTGAACAGCACCTAAACAAAGCCACTACTTCAATTGCTTATCCTGTTGGGGGACGCTCAGCTTTTAGTAAACTAACACAACAATTAGCCAAACAAGCAGGATACAAACTCGCCTTTTCTTTTATCCCTGGTGTGGTACTTTCATTTGCTGCTGATCAGCGTTATCAACTGAGGCGTTTACCGGTAGATGGGAATTGCACTGTTAAAGAATTAAAAAATATTATCGTAAAAAATAAATAG